In the genome of Paenibacillus sp. FSL R5-0766, one region contains:
- a CDS encoding type II toxin-antitoxin system PemK/MazF family toxin: MIIPKRGDLIWLDFDPQAGHEQAGRRPAIVLSELEFNEITGFAVVCPITSQAKDYPFEVTLPEELPFSGVVLTDQLKSLDVRQRRIQIAGHAEPTSEFMKSVLRNVRSILA; encoded by the coding sequence TTGATTATTCCCAAACGAGGCGATCTGATATGGCTTGACTTTGATCCTCAAGCGGGTCACGAGCAAGCCGGGAGACGACCGGCTATTGTTCTATCGGAACTTGAATTCAATGAAATAACGGGTTTTGCCGTTGTATGTCCCATAACGAGCCAAGCCAAGGATTATCCTTTTGAAGTTACACTACCAGAAGAGCTACCATTTTCAGGTGTTGTTTTGACGGATCAGTTGAAGAGTCTTGATGTGCGGCAACGACGTATCCAAATTGCGGGGCATGCCGAACCAACCTCTGAATTTATGAAATCAGTTCTACGCAATGTCCGTTCTATATTGGCATAA
- a CDS encoding AbrB/MazE/SpoVT family DNA-binding domain-containing protein yields the protein MEHQPNERRGIAMTTATLSKWGNSSAIRIPNQLLKRLNLEEGSEIEILVTEDNELLLRPKTKPVESNEELRNHLKTLLSKVKQDTRHEEIDFGTEGKELL from the coding sequence TTGGAGCATCAACCAAACGAAAGGCGTGGGATTGCCATGACTACAGCCACACTTAGCAAATGGGGAAATAGCAGTGCAATTCGCATTCCTAACCAATTGCTTAAGCGTCTTAATCTGGAAGAAGGCTCGGAAATCGAGATTTTGGTGACAGAAGATAATGAATTGTTGTTGCGTCCAAAAACCAAGCCTGTAGAGTCCAATGAGGAACTACGTAACCATCTAAAGACTTTGCTCTCTAAAGTGAAACAGGATACAAGACATGAAGAAATAGACTTTGGTACCGAAGGGAAAGAGTTACTTTGA